In Bombus terrestris chromosome 13, iyBomTerr1.2, whole genome shotgun sequence, the DNA window ATTCAGGGGACTAGTTCAAAGGATAGGTTCCAGTACAATGGATATCGGCGAAGCTGGATGAGATTAGTAGTAGAAACCGATATTAGTCAGATGGAAGACAAAAGCGCTGACAGTGCCGTTTAGCAATGAAACAGGGGATTCTTTGTACCCAAGGGAGAGTGGACACTCGAAGACTGTAAATACTCGAAGACTGGATtaccttctccttttctttcttatactgCAATTTCATAGAAACCGAGTCTGTAAAATAATCTCGGTTCTCCCATGCTGCTCTTATCTTCATATATCCTGCCGACCACAGATAGGAAATTTTGTTGCACACGCATATCGTCCGACTATAAAGATAGGTAATACAGTGGAATCTCACTTGTCCGAGTAGGGACCATGGGATTTCGGATAATCGAGCAGTTCCAATGAAAAAGGTTCACCAGCTAATCctctctatttctttttattagttTGGGTAATAGGAACTGTCCACCTTGCACGATTGAACTAATGATACTTTACAAGTgatcgataataataaattataattttaaatgtaaattttggAAATTGCATGTTATGCAATTATCTTATATCGCGTAAAACtgtgaaattgtaaaaaatacatGTACAATTTGCAGCTTGTCAATTAGCTAATAGCATTAGATTGCTAAATTATTCCGTATGGAAGAAAATTGCTTCCGCATCGCGTTCTTCCGCATCTTATTTACTCTTATTCTACTCGACAAGAACAATAATGCGGCGAGCAATAAACTCGATTGTGAATAAGTCTTCAAAATGAAGTCTCTTTTAATCGAATATTGATTGAAAAGTGTAATCTTCTCTGATGATTTGGAATTATACAGCCGCTGGAAAAATAAGActatttcttttctgtttcatcTCTATTCATGTTTCCAATCTTCATGGTTACTGACCGTTTACTTCGCGCGTTTAcacttaatataatatttaaaacagtactatttttaactattttaacaGGAAGAAAGGAATCAAGGATTTTACTAATCGATTTGACCGGTTGTCCGCAACtagcaattatttacaaatttagcAAGTGCAAatgaaacgaataacgttgcttCGATTCGACCATGTGTCCGATGCATGATTATTTTGCCAACGCCCCAATTAGTAGCCCCCATGCGATTTCACGATTCTTCTTCTACGAAGGAAAACGATCATCGGAAGTCGTTAAAACGTTGCTAATCTTGTGCGGTTCTTGATAGGAAATCCGAGTTTTTTCTCGCAATCTGCTCTCATCCATACCAACCACGTGTAATCCAATTCAATTTTCATAACTCGCgtctttgaaataattttacaactTGCGGATATTGTATCTGGTATAAAAGAACCACGTAATAACAAAACCTCTGCGAAATAACAATGTATTGTTACATCAGCGGGACGCACGTGCATCGTTTCGCTGGTATTGGAAAGAATCGTAGTTTGATTATTTCATTTGTGCCTGTATGGAAACCATGAAACGAAGTAGAGCGGTGCAATGCAACGTTTTCAGAATTTTCCGCCGCAGTAATTAATCGATTTTTACCGGGTTTTATTAAAACTTGTTAGGTAACATGCGTGGTACCGTGCAACGCATCCTACACGTGCCTTTTTATATGATACACGAGcaattaattatcaaaatatcCAGGAAATGTGGTGCTGTGAAGATTTCCATGGAAATTAACTTGCGTATAGGTGATACCGGGAAGATTGAAAATATCAATTCGACGAATTAATACCAAcgatgtaaattattttctcaaTCGAGTTCTATCTTTGCTTATTTAATTGGAAGTTAACTCGTGTGCTTCCTGACGATCGTGATAATTCTAAATCCACAACTTTTCCGTTCTTCTGTGTGTAAGGATTCGAATATTCCATCATTCGACAAAAATGAATTCTGCTCTGTTATTTTGAGGGCTCTTCGCCCAAACTATATTTCtctattattagaaaatttatcgaaagTGAGAGAGgaattattatcaatattattatcaatatactataataatttttccataTAGTTGAAAGTTCTTTTTTCTCGGTTGaagctaaaataaaattcaattatccaaAATTTAAACAGTAACAAAGTTAAATTGCAATGTAGAAAAAgttcgaaaaataaaagttcTCTATTAGTTCCTCTTCTAAAACAAATAGGCGCGATTGTATTAATCGATAAAGCGAAATTTTTATGCCCCGGGGAATGACGTCGCAACGCCAACCAACTTGAAAATCGATAGTCGAAGCTTAATGACGCCAATGATATTCCACCAACGTACGTAGCACGTTCCACGAAACTTCCTAGTTCAATTTACGCACGAAAAAGACTGCTATATTCTCGAACGAACGAAATCGATATTTCCAAGCGTGAATCACATCAACCAGAGAAACTGTATCTATGCAGAATTTTATTAACTGCAGCCGTGAGTtgaaagatagagagaaagagaaagaaagaaaaagagaaaggaagagattgTCCAGAAGTATTTTACccgttttaaattttaatttccattcaCGTTACTAGATTGAACAACAGACTTTTAGTAACAGCTGCCATGGACGctagtaaattaattaaacgaatgtTTTCTTCACGCATTACCGTACCTTCATATTCCTGGAGTTTCATCTCGTTATTTTTAATGCGAATACTTACAGCTCGCCAGATTGTCGAATACTTAaccatcgaataacgatcgtaatttatttttccacgtaAAAGTGGcttggaaaaaatattctttgtccTCGTTATTGTTGTTTTCTACTATATTACATTCTTAAAGTTTTGAAATTCCACTTAAAACGTACACGAAATTTTTTTCGAAATTAGCAGATTCTGTTCTTTATGCAATCATATTTCGTCAGTGTTTACGATGTACTTTTGCTAAAATTACGAGACGCTAAGTGGTCTCTCCGctttattatgtattaattcATGAAAAATGTGGACACGCGTTATACACAAGCTTTAGATAGCCAGGCCACTGTATATATCCTGTTTAATCCTATCACGGCCGCTATCGCACTTAGCCTCATTTAATTATCCTAAATGTCTTGGGCTTCGATTTACGAGGTGCTAGCTCTGTCTTGTCGCGTATGGATCCGATCGTCGTAACGGGTCATCATCGGGAATAAATACCATTGTAACGTGATATCCAATCTGGCCAGCTTGTGATTGAAACCGTGTTATAAAAGGGTTTATAGTCAACCggcttttattaaattatttttccttttccagACGCGTCTCGTCAAATTCGTTTGGCCAAACTGTATCTCGCTTCAAGGTTCACGCGTATACGTACaccacgaataaaaatatagagcGATCATAAAATGAGCGAGAGCTGAGATTTACACGTTTCGATTGCACGTTTCCTTGCAGATGTAAGGATTTTGGTAAGTGTTTTTTTAGAATGCGAGCAATATGAATTTGCGAAGAATGATATCACGATGAATTGGAAAAATACTAGAAACATACAAGAATGTTAGGTGTATTTTGAAAAACAGTTGACGAAAAACAGGTGGGAATTTTCGTGAGTCTATCTATTAAATTGTTTTCTAATGAAGAACGAATTTCATTCgagacaaatttttatattgtcTGTGCGTAACACATTATCGTAAATTGTGACTATACCGATAAGAGTCACTTTCGAAAGCTTTGATTTAGCATTCCGTTGATACACTGTTTGACTGCTGTTCCACACGGTTGAAGGTTCTTCCATCTTCGAATGAGATTTCGCGTCAACCGGGAAAGATAGCGGCGTTCGAGCGAATCCCAGCGTGAAATTGTTGGATGATTAAAGTGGCCGGAGATCGGTTTACCGGTTCTCTGTCGAATTAAACGAGACACTTCGAGTTTAAGGGATGATTCAAAGTTTGAACAGTTTCATTACACCTTGTGTTCATCCGTTCTGAATATCTCGAGTGGGTAAAATAGTAGATAAGTGAATTCAATCGACAAAAGTTCAGTTAGTcggatattaaataaaacttcCTTCCAACAAATAGAGTCCAAGTGAATGAAATCCTGCTTCTACTTCTGCAGTTCTACTTCTGTTCCCAAAATTCTATTTccaaaaagtttatttatttaaaaacagaataatattttcgagtaatttctatatttctatatttctaaatttccaaCTTTATGACACGTCGTTGAACCACTGGCGAtgatagaaatttttaaaatctggGGCAGACTCTTACGTACGGCCTTAATTGTAGTTAGATCAATTAGTGACCTTGCTTAACGCTTTACGACCCTACTGAATTGTATTTCACCTACTACACTTATCGTAAATTGTCTCAAAGCTGAATGACGTCAGATTAATTGGCCCCCAACGACATGTTTTTTTGGAAAAAGGTGCATTATTGCCAACGTACACATTGCTAAGGCGATAAAATCGGGAGAGAAATTTCGAGAATGTAACGAGTCAACAATGGCTACTTTGGAACGATATCAATTGCGCTCGAGAGGCGATGAATCGTAAATTCGCGTGAACTATCCTTTACAGGCATAAATTTGCTTAAATTCCTTTGCCAAAGAATTGTGTACATGTTCGTGTGTAAACAGGAGTTTGCATTGTCTTTCGTGGATCGAGGGACGCCAATAATCAAGTATGCTTTTACTATTATGCAGCTCACAAAAGACCCTTGCCTATAGTGCCTGAAATACTCGAGTGTATTCCTTTTTCCACGACATTCGCGAGAATGCGCTCGCCTGGATTTATGTCGGCGCCTACTTGATTAAATTAACCGCATAAAATGCTCGCACAATTCCTTTGAATATCCTTCAATTGTGTTACATCCTTTAGGACATTTTCGTTCCAACCATTATTTTTATTGCTATGAAATTGGTTAAATATCTTAAGGTGAGATTGTCTCGTGTAACAACAATAAGAGTAGTGATTAttatgaattttctttttagtctaaCTATTGGTTACGCGGTAAATACTAGACCTTTTTAAGATATAAATAGATAGTTTTGAAGTACAGATGtaatttgtttgctttatttttaatttaatgataattatttttcgGGTCATTATTATTTCCTTCCTCTACGTTAAGGCTGTCTCTATATAGTCGTCTTTGTCCGGATAATCCTCTCTAAATTCCTATAATCTTGGTGCTTTTGCAACACTAAACTCAAAGGAAACATAGCGACACATCTACTAACGATGCCATTAACAACCAAAGTTTCACTCAAGCTCCTCCTACTCATATTTTCTACGATACTGTACCTATTCGCGTAGGAATTTAGTAACGCACAATTGATACTGTTTTCTACGGAATTAAGAAGTTTCAAGGTTCTCTTCTCTGATGAAATTTCCACGTTGACTTTGTTAAGGATTATGATGGAATGAAACATTTGGTCAAAGCGAAGAGAAGTATCGTTAGCTGGAAACTCTGCTATCGGAAGCGATACCGTTGGAATTATAAGCATCAAAGCCACTCATTACGGTGGAATTATGCAGGCACGATAGAAAAAGGTATTACCACGAAAATCCACGTGTTCGGTTAACGAGGCCACCCAGCACCGCCGTTAACGTTTTTCACACGGCAGAAATGCACTTtatattctctttctttccgtgaatcgtgaatttttattgatgGCGGTTTTATATAGCGTACATGAAGGTATAAGCAGCGAAAATCTCATTAGATCGCTGTTGGTCCATAGTATCCAAGTCGTTTCAAGTTGCTTGTTAAAATGCGCGCAAGAATGTCGTCATCTCTTTGTTATCCTCTTATACATATACCGTTAGCTCAGcttgaaaatagataaaaatccATAATTGTTATAAAACTCCGTAAGTGCAATAATTAAAGTTCcgataattctaattaaattttgcCTATTCTCGGTTACTCGACTTTCCACATGTTCCATGTTCTGAAATATGCTAATATTCGAACATGTCTTGGTTCCGAGCTATTCTGATTGAATTTTATTGAACTGAACGGTGTTCTACCGTAACTGATTCGCAGAGATGCGTCTCTTTCAAAATTCTCTATCCATGACTATCCGAGAGATTCGCGTACTTTCGGATGAGGCATTATCTCCATATAAATAGCGAGCGAACTTCAAATTGCCTTAGACCGCGgatctttatgcaaattcatgtttTGATGGACAGGATCAACGAATACGTAATCTAAATTGAGATTTGTTTCCCTTTGCAAATATTGCAACGGCTGCTTTACTACCACGTATTTGGGTATCATTGAGTTCATCCCCGTTAACAAATAGAATAAATCAATAAACTATTGTGAAAGGCAGCATTATTCTCTCGTATCAATGGAATGTCGAATGCAATACAAATAAATGCAGATAATATTTCCTTAACATATACGTAAAATTCATCTTCCTTATCCTGCTCCCATAGTATTTCCTTAGAAGAGGCACTTTAGCTCTCAGCCATTCCGAAAAACACGTATTTCCAGCGTGCAATTTCCTTGGAACCAGACGTTTCCATGCCCACGGGGATCATTTCCCCATTTACCTCCGTGTTCCGCTCTATTTGCAGAGAAACTTTCACTAACGCGAACTTCTTTTACAATTTCCAGGGCACAAAGATTTGAGAAAGGAAGCTGAGCTGAAGCGTTTGCGGCTGTTGGCCAGTGAAGACCACGATTAAGATGTGAACCACGACGATTCGTTTCCGCAACATACGGGACCACACTGTCTTTGTCCAAAGGAAGAACGAAATCGAACGTGTTCATGGCTTGGACTACGGTTTCCCCGTTTTTGCTCTTATCTTCGACCTCATGGACTACACCGTCCATCTCGAACGTCCTCAAGGACACTTTTGGGGTCGCTTCAACCACACATTACACGAACATCGAAAAGCAAATAAACACGGAAGTAAAGTACACGCCGTATGAAGATCGGCCGGAAACATACTTCGTGCCAATCGTGTTCCTGCTGATTCTTGTGATCGGACTTACAGGAAATGGCGTGCTCGCGCTCATCATACTGCGCCACAGTAACATGAGGAACGTTCCCAACATTTATGTCTTTTCGTTGGCGCTCGGAGATCTCTTGGCACGTGTTTATTCTTATTCTAGATTTATTATCGATGTTTTACCATCCCTAAAATTCTCTGCTCGTAAAAACGATCAGTCCCTTTTCTTTACGATGAGATTTCTCCCTTCGATGTGCATTCGGATATTTCCCTTCCCCGAGACATAGTTTCCTAAAAGGTTCAACTCTTAAATTGTCTTCGCGCGATCGTTGTTTCTCAAACTATATGTGCGTTCAGAGTAAGAAAATGTTCGTAATGTTTGAGTCAGAAAAATGTTCGAATACAGTGACGGGTAAAACTTTTCTTATTGACTTGCGCAATTCGCAAATTTAATTACGGACAATATTTGAGCGATGTACGTTTGAAAACAGACTATTCAAACCTTCCTTTGTAGCAAATATCGTGTATATTGACAGATCGACGATCATAGTTCTCTACGAGCATATAGCTTTCAGCCATCAAATTCTCGTTTTTGATCTTTTTTTTACTCGATCTAAAGCGTATgatattttctcattctttcatTAACATATCAAAGATTAATAGTACATCATAATAGACAACGAGTCTACTTTATTATTCTATGCAAAATTCAAGATTCAATTTTAGAATGTTTGATTGATTCAACTAAGTTAGCTAACCTTGCTATTATAGACAGTTCTCGTTAAGCTGAGATTCCTTTTCTCCTTCAAATGTTTTCTGTTTACATTTCAAAGAAAGAGAGACTTATCGGTGCACAATGAAGAGTCTCAATGAATTCTTTCCTTAGtcattcgaaattttatttagcTTGGAGACTATTGTTCGAATAAAAACGTCATTGACGATTCTTTTCTGAGACAATGATTCGATATTGCGCTGCAGGTGATTCTTACGTGCGTACCATTCACTTTCACCGTATATATCGTGGATTCTTGGCCTTTTGGACTCGTGCTCTGCAAGATTTCCGAGTGCGCCAAGGATATCTCCATCGGAGTCTCCGTCTTCACTTTAACGGCACTATCCGCGGACAGATTCTTCGCTATCGTCGATCCGATGAGAAAGCTCCACGCCTCGGGTACGAGCTTCGATTTCCCATTTTCCCGTCATTCTGAAATAGAAATCTTCGCAATGAAAAGCAAGAGCACGGAAAACGTTCGAAAGCTTAAGCGGCTATTCTACctattctactatgatataataatattcatcaGAAGACATTTGTAAATGTCACCGAAACACGAACAAatacatatacaaaatatccaaggaaaatattgtacaatttcTATGTACGAAAGCATGAAAGAACagctaaaaaatattaaaatacgtcAAGATTAAAAATACTTCATATaggaataacaatttttcgccATCTCCTTTGTTTAATTCAATTCAAATAATAcaatacaatttaataataatacaatgtacaaacgtataaaaataatgGAATACAGAAATAAGGGTAATCGAAGTTAAACAAAGTTTCATAGTCGATTttgataatacatatattttttacaagatCCTCTCGTACTGAAAACGTTTTCCGCATTTTACGCCGCAATTTAATATTCCGTGGGTGGAACTATGTGCGCACCACGGATACCAAAGGAATTTATATAAAGTGAAATACGCGAATTTCGTTTGCTCTTGGAAAGAAAGATATTCTATGGTATCTGCAGTGCGCCATGAAAAGAAATACTCGAGCAAATATGAATACAGATGTGATCGATGAAATCAGTCGTTTCCGACTTTTACTGTTCAAGGTACGGGAAGACGAGCAACGCGTTTCACGGTGATCGTCGCTTCCTTGATTTGGGTATTAGCCATTATATGCGCCATCCCGAGTTCCTTCTCCTACATCAGGGTTTTCAAAGTGAACGCCAACGTGACCTTTCAAGTGAGTTCGACTAGCATCCAtaagataattaattttatcgttcgtgtttcaacgatcgatcgacgaaacgTCTAACACGATTTTTCCTCATTTATTCCTTTCCAATTTCCCTTGCTTGGCATCAGACAACTGCTGTTCCACTGTATTGTCCAAATAATTTGCACCCATCTGATCGATTCGAGGGAaggtttttatatttgttatatgatGTTCAATTTAAAGGCCTGCTACCCGTACCCTGCAGAATTTGGACCGAATTACCCGAAAATGGTTTTGATCTGTCGGTTCTTCATATACTACGCTGTGCCGCTTGGTATTATTGCTTTCTTCTACATTCTTATGGCCAGACATCTGATTCACAGTACTAGGAATATTCCTGGCGAAATGCAGTGTCAGGTGAGTGGAAAAAAAAGTTTTAACGGTAGGCGATAAAAATGACTATCTTTTATGTTTGGAAATGAAAAGTCGAAGAGCTCATGATTAAACTGCAAAGAGACAAAAATTTGCTTTCGAGATGAACTCTTCGATTTACACAAAACGTTAAAATATACCAtctaataaacaaaaatttctataatcgtTTAACCAAAATGCAATAGGAaagctataaaaaaaaaaaaaaaagacaaatagCCAGCAAACACGGGGATGTGATAGTGATCGAAGttatcttctttcaaatttttcatgtTCAACTGAggacaaaaatattcaaacattcaccTCTCGAATTATTTCAGAGATAAGCAACACGCTTTAATTTACATACGCCATTCAGTACAACAGCTAGAAGTCTTATTAAACTCGATAAATATCAACTGGGCTGTGAACACAGGCCGAACTTCATTGATTCCTCTCGTGAATTTTCGCGTTTCACGAACTTGGAGCTTAATACGTAACCACAGGACTCGTTTAAAGTTGCCAAGAAATATTTACTCGATCCAGTAAAGTTCTAGCAAAGTCCAGACGCAACGTTTTCGATtatgaaaaaaatttattcaacgaggaagaatataaaagaaGGGGGCGTATTCTTTAATAATATCGTACACGAATTTCAGAAGTATCACAATTCGAAACAATTAATTTCCATATTGAAAGAACGTTAcgagaaattacaaaaataacattccatcgaataatattaataggataattttgatgaaataaatttctttcttagaGTATATTCTACTTGCTAAAATTATTTGTCTAATAAATAACGTCTCGTAAACTTCGAAATAATTTCTCGTACTTTCTGTGAAACTTTTTTGAGTTCCGTCACTTTTGACATACACGCgcaatatattttgtatcactTTGATACTCGTTTGATTACAGCTAAAGCAGGTGAAAGCTCGTAAAAAGGTGGCGAAAATGGTGATGGCGTTCGTGATCGTTTTCGCAGTATGCTTCTTCCCGCAACACGTGTTTATGCTATGGTTTTACATCCACCCAACCGCCCAACAGGATTACAACACATT includes these proteins:
- the LOC100643709 gene encoding neuropeptide CCHamide-1 receptor, which codes for MAWTTVSPFLLLSSTSWTTPSISNVLKDTFGVASTTHYTNIEKQINTEVKYTPYEDRPETYFVPIVFLLILVIGLTGNGVLALIILRHSNMRNVPNIYVFSLALGDLLVILTCVPFTFTVYIVDSWPFGLVLCKISECAKDISIGVSVFTLTALSADRFFAIVDPMRKLHASGTGRRATRFTVIVASLIWVLAIICAIPSSFSYIRVFKVNANVTFQACYPYPAEFGPNYPKMVLICRFFIYYAVPLGIIAFFYILMARHLIHSTRNIPGEMQCQLKQVKARKKVAKMVMAFVIVFAVCFFPQHVFMLWFYIHPTAQQDYNTFWHYFRILSFCLAFTNSCINPIALYCVSSTFRKYFDRYLFCCVSRRIRRRRHCSSDLSSRGRGKSFSLISSKRYDSRRGQRNTMHMSIFGNDTKTSGPIKEQETTISLTACPNGIEDGVKSQQNSTTEQSNIRECSLSSKD